The following DNA comes from Megalobrama amblycephala isolate DHTTF-2021 linkage group LG20, ASM1881202v1, whole genome shotgun sequence.
cttcacaacaactccgtgactgttcttgaatggcccagccagagccctgacttaaacccaattgagcatctctggagagacctaaaaatggctgtccaccaacgtttaccatccaacctgacagaactggagaggatctgcaaggaggaatggcagaggatcttcaaatctttcccaaaaagactcatggctgtattagatcaaaagggtgcttctactaaatactgagcaaagggtctgaatacttaggaccatgtgatatttcagtttttcttttttaataaatctgcaaaaatgtcaacaagttctgtgtttttctgtcaatatggggtgctgtgtgtacattaatgaggaaaaaaatgaacttaaatgattttagcaaatggctgcaatataacaaagagtgaaaaatttaagggggtctgaatactttccatacccactgtatattatatatatatatatatatatatatatatatatatacctggTTTcacctagtcccagactaaaatgcatgtttgagctgtcttaaatgaagcaacttgcactgacatttttgtcaagtgGTTCAAAATGCATTAGCGAAATTCCTGAAGagatgtaaaaaagaaaaatatatattttatatatgtatatataaaatatatattcagaatcaaacCGTGGACACACAAagaaacccattcaaaaataaaCTCAAGTAACTTGTTGTTGGGTTTTTGCTCACATTCAAGAGCTGCAGTTCATCCCAATTACTGGCTCAGTATTTAAATAGGAGATAGAGACCGAGACAGTGGGGCAGCGGTACAAAGGAGCTTACAGGATGAAAGGCTCAATCCTGAGATGAGGATAAGAAAATGAGCTTAAGTTCTCGAAAACGTAGGAAGCAGCTGCTCTTTAGTGGGACAGAGAGACCTGACACCAAATCTTCGTTATCACAGCAGCCAATGACACACACCAGCCACTGATTCAATCTTCGCAAAGCTTTACGCATACAGAGTGCTAATGCAAGATAACACCCCAGGTTTCATGCAACAATCCAACAACAATCCCCCCAACAACAAtccttttttaaatatcttcatCAGATGCAATTGAAAAAGACCTGAAATCACTCAGTAGATACTTTCCGTTGCACAAAGGGTTCTTTATAGTGGTTTTGACTTTCACTGTACAGGTTTAAAATGACCTgagagtgaataaatgatgacggaagtttcatttttgggtgaacaatacCTTTAAAGTCAAATTAGTGTCTCTGTAGTCCATTGATACTGAAATTTGAACCAGGAAGACATTTGCTTAGATTGCTAATGAGTTTATTTTAAAAGCAGACAGAAAACATCATATCATAAAAGGtattgaatgacatgagggtgtcCTCTTAAACTTCTGGAGCTGAATAATATTCAAAACTACAGTGGATGCTAAACGGTTCAGAGTTTCTAGTACAAATAACCTTTATACAAAAGTAGATATTAGAACATAGCCCTGGTTCCCCCAGGGCCACTGCTACGTGATAATGCAGCCTCCCTTCTCCTTGAATGGGTTCTTGTCCTCTGGGACGCCCTTGACCAGAGGGTCTTCGCCAGACTTCTCCTCAACGAAAGCAATGATTTCTGGGGCTGTTGTTGAAACCTGAGAAAAAGAATCGGGAGTGATGGTTTAAGGATGATTGTTTCTTTGATTGCAAACAGACTGGAATCAAATAAGCAAACAATTAACCAAACAGAGGATCTAGCTGTAAATGTTGACGAAGGGCCACAGGCAGCATTGCCAAGTCCGTGGCTTTCCCATGGAAAGGGGATACTTTAACACGGTTGCcatgggttgtttttcatgtccgtggGTTGAAGCAATagaaataacatgatatttagcccctggaatgcgaattttaccaagggacctagttttgagtagcaattgggtgcgtattgttgtgaaaacctggcaaccctggccaTAGGCCTTATTCACATCAGTGCcatatttgatttttaatgaaaatgaaagtgaGGCTGTGAGGGAAAAATATCTTACCCAGAATTTCAGTAGACAAAAAAACTTCATACAACATAAGCTGTGGAAAATTATAAGGGATCTAGGAGCTTTTTACAGCTTTTATGGCAAGTCTATTCCTCACAGCCTCGCTTTCAAACCTGTCATGGCTCACACAGAATGCGTAACAGACACGAACAGAACGTTAACCGTAAAAAAGGTCTAGAGACCCGTTTTCCTTTGAGCgccacatttttagaatgctgTGTTATGCATGAGACGCTgcaaaaaacaatggaaaagaaGCGCAATGGAATGGAAAATTCTTAAAGAGATCTTAAAGATAATGGAAGTTCTCACCGCAATTCGGGTAGTGTTCACTTCCACCTTCAGCTGGTCTAGCTCCATCTTCAGGATCTCTTTATCTGACATGTCCCGAGCCATCCTGTCTACTCAGAGGAAATAAACGGAAGAAGATATATGTGAAATTAAGCTCAATATTCACCACACAAAAAGtcacaaaaatgctactacactgtaaaaatgtaacatttaaaaaggttaaaaaaatagAGTTGTTGGTTGATTcagtaatgttaattattttgacTTATATAAAATAAGTTAAGTTAGATGGTACCTTTTTTTAAGTGTACTGTTAAAAGCACATAAGAAGatccacagaaaaaaatgcactacttgtgattattttttatttgtataaagcttttcacaatacatattgttccAGTCagctttaaaataatgtttagtcACTCactatacaatacaatacaatacaagtttatttatatagcacatttaaaaacaactggTGTTGACCTAAGTGCTTTACAAGGCAAAAGAAGTCGACAATAACGACAAAATTTAAGCACTAGAGaaacaataaaagtaaaaagaataaaaataaaggagAACAGCTAGTTACAAAAGAAATTTAGGCCAATATGAGTCACGGGATATTGAAAgccatggaaaaaaaataaatgtcaaaaaaGCTATGTCAAAAAGCTGTTTCTCAAATGACTGAAAattcaaaaattgatttttcaTTTGACAGTTCAATgtcaatataacattttatatattctgaccaaaaataaataaataaacaacaataacagcaaACAAATCCATTTACCTGTTGAATGGAGGGACTTGCAGCAGTCAGAGAAATGTCCCGATGTCTCCTAGGAGATCATCAGCGTGGAGGTCTTCCTCCGCTCCTGTCCTCTGCGTCTGTGAACAGACTCGACGCTGATATCTggctcttcttctctatttctGTTGTCCAGACCCCCTCCTTCCCCTTGCTCTTTCTCAGGTGTAGAGATTGATCCTGGTGGGGATTGCGCTCTGATGTCATCAATCTCCACTGATCTCATTAGGCCAAGGAGGATGGGAGTAACCTCTAAACAACATTGAAATACTGGAGGAAAGGGCAATAGGACAGGCTGCTTGTGAAAAATGAAGAGTTATGCACTGATGGAATTACTGTGACACATTCGTCATTAACCAATCATACTTCTTGTGGAAGCCTACAAATCTTCTTAGAAAGGATCTATGCAAACTTTGGCACAGAAAGAGCTCAATGTGATTTAGATGACAAGAAAGAAGCAGAGCAGTGGTTGAACATAATCAGACGGTAGAAgtagaaaatgtttgtttccaAAGTGAAATGCTCTGCGAGCGACACTGAAGAAGTCCTCAGACAGTCTGGAGCCGTGCATGTCGCAGACCAGAGTATTGTGCTTCTTAAATTCAAACCAATTCAATTAAGCTCCATTTAATATCCATGGTTTTGTTTATACAAGACATTGATTTTGCAATCTTCAAAGTTTTTCATCAATACAAATTCTATTAGTAGCCAAGCATGATAAATACTGaaatgtacactaccgttcaaaagtttggggtcagtactttaaaaaaaaacaacaacaacaaaaataaactaattaatacttttattcagcaaagatgtattcaattgatcaaaagtaacagtaaagattTATGTTGCCAAAATatgttattttcaataaatgctgttcttttgaactttttattcatcaaagaatccatattagaatgatttctgaaggatcatgtgacactgaatgatgtaatgatgctgaaaattcagctttgatcacaggaataaattacattatacagtataatcaaacagaaaacagctattttaaattgtaataatatttcacaatttactgaatttttgatcaaataaacagcCTTGATAATGCGGATTGTTCAGAATGGTATTGTTATATGGTTCATCTTCTTTACTCACATCAGCATAATTACATTAGAATAGTGAGTCTTCCAAATCTCCAATTACAAATGTTGTGCTCAGTTAAAAGCTGCATGAATTTCATGTCAAATATTGGCATATTTGGCTCCATAaagaaactttaacatccatagAACCTTTACACTACACAAAATATTCTTTATAGTGATTTTAAACGTtcttcagattattaaaatgtgcgAATCAATGGTTCACTGATGAACCGTTCACTGAAAGGTtattggggaaccaaaaatggttcttctattgcattactaaaaaaaaaaaaaaaaaaaaaaaacacttttggaacctttaattaatataattgtaATGACTCATGTTGGCCTAAGAAAGGATGATAACATAGAAAGAAACATATTGTTGTGCAtgataaaacatgttagcaatgttaaatcatgctagaaacatggcaATAACAATGCTAAATCCTAGAAAAATGCTACAACatactagcaatgtgttaatgcTAGAAACATGGTAAGAACGATGCTAAATCCTAGAAAAaagctaaaacatgttagcaatgtgttaaatcattctAGAAACATGGTAACAACAATGTTAAATcctagaaacatgctaacaatgtgttaaatcattctAGAAACATGGTAAGAATGATGTTAAAtcctagaaacatgttaaaacatactagcaatgtgttaaatcattctAGAAACATGGTAACAATGATGTTAAATCCCAGAAAAATGCTTAAACTTGcaagcaatgtgttaaatcattctAGAAACATGGTAACAACGATGCTAAATCCTAGAAAAATGTGTAAACATGccagcaatgtgttaaatcattctAGAAACATGGTAACAACAATGCTAAATcctagaaacatgctaaaacatgctagcaatgtgttaatgcTAGAAACATGGTAAGAACGATGCTAAATcctagaaacatgctaaaacatacTAGCAATGAGTTAAAACATTCTAGAAACATGGTAACAACAATGCTAAATCCTAGAAAAATGCTTAAACATGccaacaatgtgttaaatcattctAGAAACATGGTAACAACGATGCTAAATcctagaaacatgctaaaacatactagcaatgtgttaaCCGTGTTAACTTTTAACCGGGACCAAAAAACGTGAACATATTACACCGGTATTGGCCTCACTTCACTGGCTTCCTGTTTGTTTtagaattaaatttaaaattgcattaattgtttttaaaattttgagtgGGTTGTCGCCTTCATATTTGACAGAGCTTCTACATGTCCACACACCTGCCAAAGTACTGAGGTCTTCCGACCAGATGCTCCTCGATGTGCCCAGATCTAGGCTAAAAAACAAAGGTGACAGAGCATTTGCAGTGGCTGCTCCTAATATCTGGAATAGTCTACCAATTTATGTAAGAAAAGCTCAGACTATTGAAACTTTCAAGTCCTCGCTTAAGAGGCATTACTATGCTTTGGCTTTCAATTTTAGTTGAGCTTTTCTTACATAAATTGGTAGACTATTCCAGATATTAGGAGCAGCCACTGCAAATGCTCTGTCACCTTTGTTTTTTAGCCTAGATCTGGCTAGGTAATATTGTCTGTATAATAATCAGTTTTTTTCTGTTGGATCTTGTGAAGCACTTTGGTCAATTAcgattgtttttaaatgtgctatataaataaattgaacTTAATGCTAGAAACATAGTAAGAACGATGCTAAATCCTAGAAAAaagctaaaacatgctagcaatgtgttaaataattCTAGAAACATGGTAACAACGATGTTAAATcctagaaacatgctaaaacatgcaaGCAATGTGTTAAACCATTCTAGAAACATGGTAACAACAATGTTAAATcctagaaacatgctaacaatgtgttaaatcattctAGAAACATGGTAACAATGATGCTAAATcctagaaacatgctaaaacatactagcaatgtgttaatgcTAGAAACATGGTAAGAACAATGCTAAATcctagaaacatgctaaaacatacTAGCAATGAGTTAATGCTAGAAACATGGTAAGAACGATGCTAAATcctagaaacatgctaaaatATACTAGCAATGAGTTAAAACATTCTAGAAACATGGTAACAACAATGCTAAATCCTAGAAAAATGCTTAAACATGCCAGCAATGTGTTAATGCTAGAAACATGGTAAGAACGATGCTAAATCCTAGAAAAaagctaaaacatgctagcaatgtgttaaatcattctAGAAACATGGAAACGATGTTAAAtgaaacatgctaaaacatgcaagcaatgtgttaaaacaatgttaaatcctagaaacatgctaacaatgtgttaaatcattctAGAAACATGGTAACAATGATGCTAAATcctagaaacatgctaaaacatactagcaatgtgttaatgcTAGAAACATGGTAAGAACAATGCTAAATcctagaaacatgctaaaacatgctagcaatgagTTAATGCTAGAAACATGGTAAGAACGATGCTAAATcctaaaaacatgctaaaacatacTAGCAATGAGTTAAAACATTCTAGAAACATGGTAACAACAATGCTAAATCCTAGAAAAATGCTTAAACATGCCAGCAATGTGTTAATGCTAGAAACATGGTAAGAACAATGCTAAATcctagcaaaatgctaaaacatACTAGCAATGAGTTAAAACATTCTAGAAGCATGGTAACAACAATGCTAAATCCTagaaaaatgtttaaacatgccagcaatgtgttaaatcattctAGAAACATGGTAACAACGATGCTAAATcctagaaacatgctaaaacatacTAAGCAATGTGTTAATGCTAGAAACATTGGTCTTAAGAACGATGCTAAATCCTAGAAAAaagctaaaacatgctagaaatgtgttaaatcattctAGAAACATGGTAACAACAATGTTAAATcctagaaacatgctaacaatgtgttaaatcattctAGAAACATGGTAAGAATGATGCTAAAtcctagaaacatgttaaaacatactagcaatgtgttaaatcattctAGAAACATggtaacaatgtgttaaatcattctAGAAACATggtaacaatgtgttaaatcattctAGAAACATggtaacaatgtgttaaatcattctAGAAACATGGTAACAATGATGTTAAATCCTAGAAAAATGCTTAAACTTGcaaacaatgtgttaaatcattctAGAAACATGGTAACAATGACTAAATcctagaaacatgctaaaacatacTAGCAATGTGTTTATGCTAAAACATGGTAACAACGATGCTAAATcctagaaacatgctaaaacataaTAGCAATGTGTTAATGCTAGAAACATGGTAAGTGTCACGAATCCTGTCAGTTCTCGACTACACTTCCCAGCATCCTCCTTGCCTATCACCAGCACTCACTCCAATAATCACCTATTGCCACATACTCCTGAAGCTctttacctggactataaaggaaTCTCACTCACATACACAGTGAGGTCTTGTTTACTCTGTAGCATTTccaagcattttattttatttttttttatacccgATCTGTCTGCCTGTTTCTGATCCTGTCCGTTCCCCATGCACGATACCTGCTGCCTGTCCTTTGGACCTTTTGGACTGTTTATCGTTTCCTGGTtttgtgaatgatatctgcctgtcccgATTCCCTGCCTGTTCAATGCTCATGATTCTGCCTGCTCTCTGCCATACCTGTTTGCCActgtttgacccttgcctgtttaactactagtgatgggcagatcgaggcttcgtgaaacactgaaacagttgaagcaaatgtgccgtaatgattcgaggcttcgaaacaatctgacacctgtctccacggtgacccctagtggtcagaacagtggaaatgcaacaaaacgcaggccaaacatgcattaaaaataccctttaacaatgtatttgcaatgtattgcaaaagttttattgaaagtaaaatcaatcaaatggaattaactaatcattgtcacagacacgtcaggttccaacctccaatcacaacacacgccatcaccagaatactgatcaccaccacctgcacctcatcaccacactcatcaacagcactatttaacccacacacacagcactccacgtccggtctcgttcgcatatacccatgttatgcttacctcaaggactcctcttcgtatactcacctgtctccagcgtgtctccttccctctgtgtgcctcgtctgctgtgtgggtgtgtttccgtcagctcctcagttctccagcgatctcctctgTGCTCCAGCGATCCCAAAGCTCCAACTTACATCTACCTGCAAagagaaaggacagtaactattcctcataCTACCTGCTTAAACTCCAATAtaaccagttcactcacctgtgtgtgttcacctgctctactgtggtcaaataaacatccattaccttgttacatctgtgtctgtctcctgtataccgtaacaatcatctaataagattaaatatagagtgtctgtcaagtcaagtcaagtcaccttcatttatatagcgctttttacaatgcagattgtgtcaaagcagctttacattgataattggtatataatttttccttttaaagaatagtgtcaatgcaggcagatcaaaagcactgttgaataaatgtcaaggatactattgaatatcaaatgtcaagtcaaattaaattaaattagggctgcacgattaatcgtattttatcaacataacgatatctgcttctctcgattgattttaaataatcgtcacgatattggcccgctctaggaaaatgaacataatttggaaatattggaagtaatattaggaatttcgctgttttatcttttgaagttcctaaaggttttaccagttttcataatgttgatcagctagaaattatttttctttgctttacgaatttgccgggcaatttgaatctggtttgtcttattgcaaacgaattgtgttgctttaaaatctaatgtgaatacatattacaaagcgctcaccaaaaccatgttttgtattgatttaccatctaacgaagttatcatagttggttaaatttaagtctttgtgccacctacaggccttttgggtgaagtgtaggttggtaaagaacttgcaaaatagccatagttacattacatataatataatatgtgttcttttatcaattttaaaggcttgtttctttgttccatggctcaagctaaacaggccaataagagattaataactattaattttaattattctaatgtataattaaaacatctacaaatgtataaaacggATCGGAGATCAGTAAAAACCATAGGGTAAAGCCCTAGACACTTGTTCAGtagttctcagtgaatctgcatgattcatgggctcactttatcatcgccctctatCGGTGAACCATTGCAATTTCtaactgtttcgaaacagtgatgacgtaacgaagcctcgtttactaaaatcacgtgactttagcagtttgatacacgctcagaatcactgattcgaaacaaaagattcatgaagcttcggagcttcatgaagcagtgtttcgacaTCGGCCATCTCTATTAACTACGAACTCTgctttaataaagcttgcacaTGGATGCAATCCTGAGTCCCGCCTCATTACAGAAGACCTCGCCAACACAAGGATCCAGTGGCTTTTCAGGAGAACATTGGCCCAGTATGGACATTGCTTATTTACCATTATGTCTCAAGCAGGGCACACGATCGATTGAGGATTACATAACCGAATACTTGGACATTGCATATTATTCAAATCTGCCTGACTGTGCACTCATTGACTTTTTCTGTGAGGGTGTTAACCAACCACTCAAAGAACAATTAGTTTGTAATGGACCCCATTTCTCCCTCACTCATTTCCTGGATTATGCTCTATTGTCTGTTATCTCTCCATTTACTGTGGGTATCGCAGAGAAATGTGACACCACGGTGAATCATGTAATGGCTGCCGCTAAGGAGAACACTCACAAAATGACggccacaacaacaacaacaacacaaagtcAAACCACAGCTCATCTTCCTGAGCccagtcaagtcacagttgatcttcatgagtcaagtcacagttgatcttcatgagccaagtcaagtcacaattgatcttcatgagccaagtcaagtcacagttgatcttcgtgagcaaagtcaagtcacagttgatcttgatgagccaagtcaagtcacagtttaTCTTcatgagccaagtcaagtcacagatGATCTTCATGAGCAACGTCAAGCCACTGTTGATCTTcgtgagccaagtcaagtcacagatGATCTTCATGAGCAACGTCA
Coding sequences within:
- the gngt2b gene encoding guanine nucleotide-binding protein G(I)/G(S)/G(O) subunit gamma-T2b; translation: MARDMSDKEILKMELDQLKVEVNTTRIAVSTTAPEIIAFVEEKSGEDPLVKGVPEDKNPFKEKGGCIIT